One genomic region from Candidatus Manganitrophaceae bacterium encodes:
- the gspE gene encoding type II secretion system protein GspE yields MISRKRPFIGQILVEKRFVTPAQLAEGLRVQKVQVGKVGEILVRLKFLNEEAVLEALSHQWQIPYIRMVPVTEIDPKLIEKVPISFAKRHEFLPFKREGNVVQVATSKPLNLTALDDLRLLIQEPIQIIAAPSLVVIGSINQAYERATDSAEQAISDLDGGSLSVLAEELAEPEDLLDASDEAPMIRLVNSILFQAVQQRASDIHFEPFEREVMIRYRIDGILYNVLTPPKRLQSSLLSRVKIMAGMDIAEKRLPQDGRIGLKIGGREIDIRVSDVPTAHGERLVLRLLDKSSIVLKLEDIGLEREGLSTLEGLLRLSHGILLVTGPTGSGKTTTLYAGLNRINSTEKNIITIEDPIEYQLKGVGQIQVNPKIELTFAKGLRSILRQDPDIIMVGEIRDTETAEIAIQASLTGHLVLSTLHTNDSAGAMTRLLDMGVEPFLVSSSVIAIIAQRLVRLICPECRVSYHPTQEELNKLGIKEERTERLFYRGKGCSHCMKTGYRGRSGLYEILLLDDEIRNMILSKVDSGRIKALAISKGMMTLREDGARRVTAGLTTTEEVLRVTQEDRV; encoded by the coding sequence TTGATTTCAAGGAAGCGGCCCTTCATAGGCCAGATATTGGTCGAAAAGCGTTTTGTCACTCCGGCTCAACTTGCGGAAGGCCTTCGTGTGCAGAAGGTGCAGGTGGGAAAAGTTGGCGAGATACTGGTCCGGTTAAAATTCCTGAATGAGGAAGCGGTCCTTGAGGCCCTTTCTCATCAATGGCAGATCCCCTATATCCGTATGGTCCCCGTGACCGAGATTGATCCGAAACTCATCGAGAAAGTTCCAATTTCTTTTGCAAAACGGCACGAGTTCCTTCCTTTCAAACGGGAGGGAAACGTGGTCCAGGTTGCAACTTCAAAGCCGCTGAACCTTACTGCCCTGGATGATCTTCGCCTCCTAATTCAAGAACCGATTCAGATTATCGCAGCACCCTCCCTTGTTGTCATCGGAAGTATCAATCAGGCGTATGAGCGTGCCACTGATAGTGCCGAACAGGCAATCTCGGATCTCGACGGCGGGAGTCTGAGCGTATTGGCCGAGGAGCTTGCCGAGCCGGAAGACCTTCTTGATGCGAGTGACGAGGCCCCGATGATCCGACTCGTGAATTCGATCCTGTTTCAGGCTGTTCAACAGCGGGCTTCCGATATTCACTTTGAGCCTTTCGAGCGTGAGGTGATGATTCGCTATCGGATTGACGGGATTCTCTACAATGTTCTGACACCCCCCAAGCGGCTTCAGTCTTCCTTGCTGTCACGCGTTAAGATCATGGCGGGGATGGATATTGCGGAAAAAAGATTGCCCCAGGATGGTCGGATCGGCCTGAAGATCGGCGGCCGGGAGATCGATATCCGCGTATCGGATGTCCCGACCGCGCACGGTGAGCGCTTGGTCCTCCGTCTGCTCGATAAATCCAGTATCGTGTTGAAACTGGAGGATATCGGTCTCGAACGTGAAGGTTTATCAACACTGGAGGGCCTGCTTCGTTTATCGCACGGAATTCTCCTGGTGACCGGACCGACCGGGAGTGGAAAGACAACAACACTCTATGCCGGGTTAAATCGCATCAATTCGACCGAAAAGAATATCATCACCATCGAAGACCCGATCGAATACCAGTTGAAAGGGGTGGGCCAGATTCAGGTCAATCCCAAGATCGAACTCACCTTTGCCAAAGGACTTCGGTCCATCCTTCGTCAGGACCCGGACATCATCATGGTGGGAGAAATCCGGGACACCGAAACGGCAGAGATTGCCATTCAGGCCTCGCTGACCGGCCACCTTGTCCTCTCAACCCTACATACAAATGATTCGGCGGGAGCCATGACCCGTCTCCTGGACATGGGGGTTGAACCTTTTCTGGTTTCTTCTTCAGTCATTGCCATCATTGCACAGCGGCTGGTCCGACTGATCTGTCCGGAGTGCCGGGTTTCCTATCACCCCACCCAGGAAGAGTTGAATAAACTCGGAATCAAAGAGGAGAGGACCGAGCGTCTTTTTTATCGGGGAAAAGGATGTTCCCACTGTATGAAAACCGGCTATCGGGGGCGTTCCGGACTCTATGAGATCCTCTTGCTGGATGATGAGATCCGGAATATGATTCTTTCGAAGGTGGATTCAGGTCGAATCAAAGCCCTTGCGATTTCGAAGGGAATGATGACCCTGCGTGAAGATGGTGCCAGGCGGGTTACCGCCGGGTTGACCACGACGGAAGAGGTTCTCCGGGTGACACAGGAGGATCGGGTTTAA
- a CDS encoding rhomboid family intramembrane serine protease — translation MIPIKADLPTRTFPLVTILIISINIFVFLYEISLGEYSEQFILTFGAIPFKLTHIFPLLTRGEPISPIFKSMITSMFLHGGFWHVGGNMLYLWIFGNNIEDEMGHLRFIFFYLLCGVIAVYSHAAFDPMSQVPMIGASGAVSGVLGAYLIRFPGAKILTLVPLGFFVHMIRIPAIIVLGFWIVAQLANGMFSPQGGGVAWFAHVGGFIAGMLLIYKFSKRRKKGIGLRKSSGTPSPG, via the coding sequence ATGATTCCGATCAAGGCGGATCTTCCGACTCGCACATTTCCATTGGTCACCATCTTAATAATCTCAATTAATATTTTTGTTTTTCTCTACGAGATCTCTCTCGGGGAGTATTCAGAACAGTTCATACTTACTTTCGGGGCGATCCCCTTCAAGCTTACGCATATATTTCCCTTGCTTACGCGTGGTGAGCCAATCTCTCCTATCTTCAAGAGCATGATAACCTCTATGTTTCTTCATGGTGGATTCTGGCATGTGGGGGGGAATATGCTCTACCTGTGGATTTTTGGGAATAACATAGAAGATGAGATGGGGCATCTTCGTTTTATCTTCTTTTATCTCCTTTGCGGGGTGATCGCAGTCTATTCTCACGCCGCCTTCGATCCAATGTCTCAAGTCCCGATGATCGGTGCCAGTGGCGCAGTGTCCGGGGTGCTGGGGGCCTACTTGATTCGTTTTCCCGGGGCAAAGATTCTGACGCTGGTTCCTCTTGGGTTTTTTGTCCATATGATCCGGATCCCGGCGATTATCGTTCTTGGTTTTTGGATCGTTGCACAGCTTGCGAATGGGATGTTCAGTCCTCAAGGGGGGGGGGTTGCCTGGTTTGCTCATGTCGGGGGTTTTATTGCCGGCATGTTATTGATTTACAAATTTTCAAAAAGGCGAAAAAAGGGCATAGGTCTGCGGAAGTCTTCCGGAACCCCTTCTCCTGGGTGA